From Victivallis lenta:
AAGCGATCCGGCCGACCGACGTGCGCCGTACGCCGGAGGCGATGGCGCCGTTCCTCGACCCGATGCAGCTCAAGCTCTACACGCTGATCTGGCGGCGTTTCGTCGCCAGCCAGATGGCTCCGGCGATCCAGAACCTGACCACGGTCGACGTCGTGATCGGCGGCAATGACGCGCAGGAGTACACTTTCCGCGCCACCGCGACGGTTCCGGTCTTCGCGGGCTTCAGCAAGGTTTACGAGGATGCGAAGAAAAGCAAGGACGAAAGCCGCGAGGCCGAAGTGCTCGGCAGCCTCAAAACCGGCGATCCGCTGACGATCCGGGATTTCAAGACCGAGCAGAAGTTCACCGAGCCTCCGCCGCGATACAGCGAAGCCGCGCTGATCAAGGAGCTCGAGGAAAACGGCATCGGCCGCCCGTCGACCTACGCGACGATCCTGCGCACGATTCAGGATCGCGACTACGTGAACCGCGAACAGGGCAAGCTCATTCCGACCGAACTCGGTTTCAGCGTGAATGACTTCCTCGTCGAGCGGCTTCCGGAGCTTTTCGACGTCGGTTTCACGGCCAGAATGGAGCAGGAGCTTGACGAGATCGAAGAAGGCAAGGTTTCCTGGACCGACATGATGGCGGATTTTTACGCGAAGTTCTCCCCGTGGCTCGAAGACGCGCGCAACAGCGACGCGCCGCCGCCCGAAGAAGCCGGTGCGCTGCTGAAGCTGCTGGAGGAGGTCGCTTTCACGGCTCCGGAAAAGGTCGGACGCCGGACCTACGACGACGGTAAATTCTTCCGTTCGATCCGCGACAAGTTTCTCGAGGACGGCAAAATCACGGCCAGACAGTTTCAGGCGCTGCTCGCGATCGCGGCCAAATACCGGAATCAGCTCGACGCCCGCATCGGCGCGCTGCCGCCCGCCCTGCAGGAAGCAGTCAACGCCGCCGCCGCCGAACACGCCGAGCGGGAGGAACGCCGCGAGCAGTCGCAGGCCGCCGCCGCCGCGATCGACTATGCCGGACTTTTCGCGGCATTCGACAAAGTCACCTTCGAGCCGCCGACGAAAAAGGGGCGGTTCACCTACGACGACAAGAAATTCTTCAATTCGCTCAAGCGGCAGGCGCTCGACGGCAAAGCGCTGTCGGAGAAGCAGAACGCCGCGCTGCGGCGCATGGCGCAGAAGTACCGCGGCGAACTGACCGATCCGGCGCTCGTCGACCGGATTCTCGAGATTCCGGCCGCGGCGGAGGCGGCGGAGAGTACCGGTTCCGCCGCGCCCGCCGCGCCGAATCCGGAAATCGCCCGGCTGCTCGAGGGGCTGTCGAAAGTCACGCAGTGGGCCGAGCCGGTCAAGCGCGGACGGTTCACTTACGACGACAGGGAGTTTTACGAGTCCATCGCCAAACAGCACGCTTCCGGGCGCATCCTGAGCGACCGGCAGGTGGCGGCGCTGAAAAAAATGGCGGCAAAATACAGCGTAAAAAGTGAGGAGTAGAGTACAGCATGAGCGAAGAAAGCAAAAAGGAAGCCGTAAAGGCTGAAAACGCCGGAGCAAAGGAAACCGGGCACGAAACGCAAACGGGGGCGAAACCGAAAAAAAAGCGGCTCTGGCTGCGGGTTCTCGGCTGGACGCTCGGCGTGATCGCGGTTCTCCTGATCGTGGCAATCATCGCGCGCGACGCGATCATCAAGACCGCCGTGACGAAGATCGGTTCGGCCGTGACGGGGACGAAAGTTGAGATGGATTCGTTCTCGAGCTCCTTCGGCGGAACGGTCGAGCTGACCGGATTCCGGGTGGCGAACCCGGAAGGCTACCGGGACCCGTATGCGTTCCAGGTCGCCCAGGTCAGGGTCGGCGTTGACGTCGGTTCGCTGTTCTCGGACAAGATCGAAGTCCGTGAGGTGCTGATCTCCGGCACGAAAGTGAACTTCGAGCTGAAGCTCAACGGCAGCAGCAACCTGACCGATATCAAGCAGAATGTCGAGACGTTCGCCGGCGAAGGCGGCGGGCAGCCGGAGTCGCCGGATCAGCCGGCTGCGCAGGAACCCGAAGCGGCCCGGGAAGCGGCTCAGAAGAAGGTCGTCATCCGCATCGTCAAAGTCGAGGGAACCGAGCTTTCCGTTTCGTCTTCGCTGCTGAATACGACCGTGCCGCTGCCGCTACCGCCGATCACGCTGACCGATCTCGGCGAAGGCAAAAACTTCGGTGAAACGGTCAATGAATTCGCGGCGAAGATGCTGGCGGCGATCCTGACGGCGGTCTCCGACTCCGGTCTGAGGCTCGACGGTCTGAAGGGGATCGGCGACTCGCTGACTGAAGCGGGAAAGGGCCTCGGCGACTCGCTCAAGCAGAGCGGCGACTCCCTGAAAGATGCCGGCAAAACCCTTGAAAGCAGCTTCAAGGATCTGTTCAAGAACAAAAAATAGTCGTTCCGACGATACAGACGGGGAGCCGGTTCCGCACCGCTCCCCGTTTTTTTCAGCTCCGGCAGAAAAATCCTCAAGGCCGTTTCAAACGGCAGGCAAAGTTCCTCCGTGTCCGGAAACAGCAGTTTCATACCAACTGCGAAACGTACCGACACTGTGTCCGGGCATGTTTCACACGATTTCAGAAAAATTTCCGTTTTCCCTCTTGACAAATCGTTCTGACTTTGTCATAATATCAATATAGTGCTTTTACTATCACCATCAGGAAACCGGTCATGTCACAGAAATATGATGAAATCAAGGCTTTTTTGAAGGCGGAGGCGCTGAAACCCGAGTCTCGGGTCAGAATGCCGACGATCGCGGAACTCATGCAGAGATTCCGCGCCTCGCAGTCTCCGGTCAGCCGCGCGGTACACGATCTCGAACGCGAGGGCGTGCTCTACTGCCGCCGCGGCGCCGGCATCGTCAGCCGCTCCGGAAGCGCGCCGTTCACCGTGAAACCGCCGGCCGAGGTGAAGCGCCGCGGCGAGGTCGCTTTCTTCAGCATCGATTATTTCGCCAACACGATCTGGGAGATGGAACATACACTGAACGCCTACGCGCAGCAGCTCGGCTACACAGCCCGGAACTACCGGCTCCAGCGCGACAGCGACCGGATCGGCCTGCTGCGGAGCACCATGGGAGCGGAGGAGCTGCGCGGCGTCGTCCTGATGTCTTCGGCCGACCGGCTCGAACCGGAACTGATCGAACTGCTCAGCAAACTCCCCTGCCCCGCCGTCATCCTCGACAGCTACTTCCACTATGACTCCCTGCCCGGCAACGTCTCGCTGCTGATGCCGGACGCGAAGACAAACGGCCGGAACTGCGTCGAATACTTCCACGCCGCAGGACACCGGAGCATCGGCTTTGTCCGCTCGGCGCCGGACGGCTCGATCCCGCAGCAGATGATCGCCGGAGCACTCGAAGCGGCCGAGGAGCGCGACATGGAGTTCACCGTCCTCTCCTGTGCGATCAAATCCTGGGAAAGCAACTGCGATGCGGGGCGCAACATCACGCGGAATTCCCTTGACATCATCCGTTCCCGGCAGATCACCGGGCTCATCTACATCG
This genomic window contains:
- the topA gene encoding type I DNA topoisomerase; translation: MSKLLIVESPTKARTIGKMLGKDYTIIASMGHIRDLPERELGVDIEHNFAPQYVDTSRSKSVVKELRAAAKTADEIYLAPDPDREGEAIAWHLAEVLEKSTKSPLYRVTFHEITRSAIEKAMTEKGEINLNLVDAQQARRVLDRIVGYQVSPLLWSRIEKGSSAGRVQSVALRLVVERERAINAFQPEEYWVFALVFRTADGREFTTRLFKINGKDFKVGSGVEAEKLMAAVRAGAPPAVGPVTSAERKRYAPPPFTTSTLQQTANTVLHYSATNTMRYAQQLYEGMDIGEGGAVGLITYMRTDSVTIAREAQEAALSFIREAYGANYLPPKPNFYKNKAAAQEAHEAIRPTDVRRTPEAMAPFLDPMQLKLYTLIWRRFVASQMAPAIQNLTTVDVVIGGNDAQEYTFRATATVPVFAGFSKVYEDAKKSKDESREAEVLGSLKTGDPLTIRDFKTEQKFTEPPPRYSEAALIKELEENGIGRPSTYATILRTIQDRDYVNREQGKLIPTELGFSVNDFLVERLPELFDVGFTARMEQELDEIEEGKVSWTDMMADFYAKFSPWLEDARNSDAPPPEEAGALLKLLEEVAFTAPEKVGRRTYDDGKFFRSIRDKFLEDGKITARQFQALLAIAAKYRNQLDARIGALPPALQEAVNAAAAEHAEREERREQSQAAAAAIDYAGLFAAFDKVTFEPPTKKGRFTYDDKKFFNSLKRQALDGKALSEKQNAALRRMAQKYRGELTDPALVDRILEIPAAAEAAESTGSAAPAAPNPEIARLLEGLSKVTQWAEPVKRGRFTYDDREFYESIAKQHASGRILSDRQVAALKKMAAKYSVKSEE
- a CDS encoding AsmA family protein, encoding MSEESKKEAVKAENAGAKETGHETQTGAKPKKKRLWLRVLGWTLGVIAVLLIVAIIARDAIIKTAVTKIGSAVTGTKVEMDSFSSSFGGTVELTGFRVANPEGYRDPYAFQVAQVRVGVDVGSLFSDKIEVREVLISGTKVNFELKLNGSSNLTDIKQNVETFAGEGGGQPESPDQPAAQEPEAAREAAQKKVVIRIVKVEGTELSVSSSLLNTTVPLPLPPITLTDLGEGKNFGETVNEFAAKMLAAILTAVSDSGLRLDGLKGIGDSLTEAGKGLGDSLKQSGDSLKDAGKTLESSFKDLFKNKK
- a CDS encoding substrate-binding domain-containing protein codes for the protein MSQKYDEIKAFLKAEALKPESRVRMPTIAELMQRFRASQSPVSRAVHDLEREGVLYCRRGAGIVSRSGSAPFTVKPPAEVKRRGEVAFFSIDYFANTIWEMEHTLNAYAQQLGYTARNYRLQRDSDRIGLLRSTMGAEELRGVVLMSSADRLEPELIELLSKLPCPAVILDSYFHYDSLPGNVSLLMPDAKTNGRNCVEYFHAAGHRSIGFVRSAPDGSIPQQMIAGALEAAEERDMEFTVLSCAIKSWESNCDAGRNITRNSLDIIRSRQITGLIYIGPSSTIAGRRVLWENGIRVPDEVSLLSHGNDSLLGDCIPALTSTKTDFTAMSRDALDIVAGGLPRQELRLYPAEIIERESIASR